A single genomic interval of Desulfovibrio intestinalis harbors:
- a CDS encoding LysR family transcriptional regulator has translation MEFRQLECFVRTADFGSTCRAAESLHTSQSSVSKHITALERELEITLFVRTNRGVRLTPDGHELYDHARRILQNARMMQTMSGKKRHQKFRIACYASAMISRLFCDYYMTLPQGEYKGIFLEGTVEEIIDYVHNDITEIGIVFLPENKHKYFERLLAGKNLDFVEISRHDLCIYASEKSSLYNKSIVHFSELENIRFIQRVDGFFSVENNLGGYGQDLFADVQINKVITTNSDNQLIETILNTDLCNIGIRLINSNYRKYAIKDIPIAGCSGCLSLGYIRRNKSTMSPEVGSFLKRIVENLCAVQHGQRRGHKHNQHSFL, from the coding sequence ATGGAATTTCGCCAACTGGAATGTTTTGTCCGCACCGCAGACTTCGGCAGCACATGCCGGGCCGCCGAATCACTGCATACTTCGCAGTCCAGTGTCAGCAAGCACATCACCGCTCTGGAACGTGAGCTTGAAATCACGCTTTTTGTGCGCACAAACCGGGGGGTACGCCTGACCCCCGACGGGCATGAACTGTACGATCATGCACGGCGCATACTGCAAAATGCCCGAATGATGCAGACAATGAGCGGAAAAAAACGGCATCAGAAATTCCGTATCGCCTGTTACGCCTCAGCGATGATCTCAAGGCTGTTTTGCGATTACTACATGACGTTACCGCAAGGGGAGTACAAAGGCATCTTTCTGGAGGGCACGGTCGAAGAAATTATTGACTATGTTCACAATGATATTACCGAGATCGGCATCGTTTTTCTTCCTGAAAACAAACACAAGTATTTTGAACGTCTGCTAGCTGGTAAGAATTTGGATTTTGTGGAGATTTCTCGCCACGATCTCTGCATTTATGCCAGTGAAAAAAGCTCTCTGTACAACAAAAGCATCGTCCATTTTTCAGAGCTTGAAAATATACGCTTCATTCAGCGTGTGGACGGATTTTTCTCTGTAGAAAACAACCTTGGCGGCTATGGTCAGGATCTTTTTGCAGATGTGCAGATCAACAAGGTCATTACCACCAATAGCGACAATCAACTCATAGAGACCATCCTCAACACCGACCTCTGCAACATCGGCATACGCCTTATCAACAGTAACTACCGTAAATACGCCATTAAAGACATCCCTATAGCGGGATGCAGCGGCTGCCTGAGCCTCGGTTACATCAGACGCAACAAAAGTACCATGTCGCCTGAAGTGGGCAGTTTTCTTAAACGCATTGTGGAAAACCTTTGCGCCGTGCAGCACGGCCAAAGGCGGGGGCACAAGCATAATCAGCACAGTTTTCTGTAA
- a CDS encoding ABC transporter ATP-binding protein — MSAVLTVKDLHVLFLHEGKSLPIVSDINFSVRRGQCLGILGESGSGKSMTCKAVLGLLDKNFEIRGSARFENRELLLESAENLRRLRGSKICTVLQNPMSCFDPLFRIGEQMEETLVEHTPLRRTALREKCLEILNLMRINNPQEVLRKYPHQLSGGMLQRVMIGLAVGLEPDLIIADEPTTAIDSISQHSIMQEFMRIKQTGKTSMIFISHDLGVLSYIADEVLVMHRGKVVEQGSPEHVFDHASDPYTRHLIAQHKAVMRKFLRAIHPAREAMA, encoded by the coding sequence ATGAGCGCGGTGCTGACAGTCAAAGACCTGCATGTGCTTTTTCTGCATGAAGGCAAAAGCCTGCCTATTGTAAGCGACATCAATTTCAGCGTCCGGCGTGGTCAGTGCCTGGGCATACTGGGCGAATCTGGCAGCGGAAAAAGCATGACCTGCAAGGCCGTGCTTGGCCTGCTGGACAAAAATTTTGAAATTCGCGGCAGTGCGCGTTTTGAAAACCGTGAACTGCTGCTCGAAAGTGCCGAAAACCTGCGCAGGCTGCGTGGCTCAAAAATATGCACTGTCTTGCAGAACCCCATGTCGTGCTTCGACCCCTTGTTCCGCATCGGCGAACAGATGGAAGAAACCCTGGTGGAACATACGCCGCTGCGCCGCACCGCCCTGCGTGAAAAATGCCTGGAAATTCTCAACCTCATGCGCATCAACAATCCGCAGGAAGTCCTGCGTAAGTATCCTCATCAACTGAGTGGCGGCATGCTGCAAAGGGTCATGATAGGACTTGCCGTTGGCCTTGAGCCCGACCTTATTATAGCTGACGAACCCACCACTGCCATTGATTCCATAAGTCAGCACTCCATCATGCAGGAATTCATGCGCATCAAGCAGACGGGCAAAACATCTATGATCTTCATTTCCCACGATCTTGGCGTTCTTTCCTACATAGCGGACGAGGTGCTTGTTATGCACCGGGGGAAGGTTGTGGAACAAGGAAGCCCAGAGCATGTGTTTGACCATGCCTCTGATCCTTATACCCGTCATCTAATCGCACAACACAAAGCGGTCATGCGCAAATTTTTACGCGCCATTCACCCCGCTAGGGAGGCCATGGCATGA
- the opp1C gene encoding nickel/cobalt ABC transporter permease has protein sequence MLKQLFKNPMPLLCMVIIGITALLGIFAPWVAPHDPYSNDILNKFAGPSWLYPLGTDQLGRCVFSRMLHGIRPTLFLALLTMFGTMTLGIVMGMLAGYFRGVVDEIIMRIVDVMLSFPSQIMILAVVALLGVDIRNVIIASIFIKWAWYARMIRTATIKYTETNFVLYSRSVGSGNFYILTRHMLPCIAAELAVLASLDTGWAILNISTLSFLGLGVQAPTPEWGAMLNEAKNVMISNPEQMIVPGIAVVVLVGAFNLLGDSLRDALDPKAVRQ, from the coding sequence ATGCTCAAACAGCTCTTCAAAAACCCTATGCCCCTGTTATGCATGGTTATTATAGGCATTACGGCTTTGCTGGGCATCTTCGCCCCTTGGGTGGCCCCGCATGATCCTTATTCAAACGATATTCTCAACAAATTCGCTGGCCCGTCGTGGCTCTATCCCCTGGGCACAGACCAGTTGGGTCGTTGCGTATTTTCACGCATGCTCCACGGCATACGCCCCACTCTTTTTCTGGCCTTGTTAACTATGTTCGGCACGATGACGCTCGGTATCGTCATGGGTATGCTGGCCGGGTATTTTCGAGGAGTGGTGGACGAAATCATCATGCGCATCGTGGACGTTATGCTGTCCTTCCCCAGCCAGATCATGATTCTGGCTGTGGTGGCCCTGCTTGGTGTGGACATACGCAATGTCATCATCGCCAGCATATTCATCAAATGGGCCTGGTATGCCCGCATGATTCGCACAGCAACCATAAAGTACACTGAAACAAACTTCGTGCTCTATTCCCGCAGTGTGGGCTCTGGCAATTTTTACATACTTACGCGCCACATGCTGCCCTGCATTGCCGCTGAACTGGCGGTTCTGGCCAGCCTTGATACGGGTTGGGCCATCCTGAACATATCTACTCTATCCTTTCTGGGGCTTGGGGTTCAGGCGCCCACCCCCGAATGGGGAGCCATGCTCAACGAAGCCAAAAACGTCATGATTTCCAACCCGGAGCAGATGATCGTGCCAGGCATTGCCGTGGTGGTGCTGGTGGGGGCCTTCAACCTTCTGGGCGACAGCCTGCGCGACGCCCTTGACCCCAAGGCGGTGCGTCAATGA
- a CDS encoding biotin/lipoyl-binding protein: MSNDKQKMTVFKNDRHEDIASIIFAGLVVIFVLGYMAFIVPTVKVKASQDGKLVSVAVEKGSQVKKGDTIYTLEVVEKKWKDNVMEEKVVTRDISVKANGKVLEVPGKPGSAVKKGKDTIIVLDHEKGTLP, from the coding sequence ATGAGTAACGACAAGCAAAAAATGACGGTATTTAAAAATGACCGGCATGAAGATATCGCCTCCATCATCTTCGCCGGGCTTGTAGTAATTTTCGTGCTTGGCTACATGGCCTTTATTGTGCCCACGGTAAAAGTAAAAGCCAGTCAAGATGGAAAACTTGTTTCCGTGGCGGTTGAAAAAGGCTCCCAAGTCAAAAAAGGCGACACCATATACACTCTGGAAGTTGTTGAAAAGAAATGGAAAGACAACGTAATGGAAGAAAAGGTCGTCACCAGGGATATAAGTGTCAAAGCCAATGGTAAAGTGCTTGAAGTTCCCGGCAAACCAGGTTCTGCGGTGAAGAAAGGCAAAGACACCATCATAGTTCTGGACCATGAAAAAGGCACGCTACCTTAA
- a CDS encoding linear amide C-N hydrolase — protein MIQHIKKFKLFSSLMGLLLVAAISCEPVLACTRTLYVSADGNVVITGRNMDWKEDMGTNLWVFPAGMKKDGAAGSQSVRWVSKYGSIIAAGYDVGTADGMNEKGLVTSILYLAESDYGARDPKKPVMSIATWAQYVLDNFANVAETVEALKSEPFQIAAPKLPNGAASTMHLAISDASGDSAIFEYIKGKLVIHHGKDYTVMTNSPSYDQQLALNAYWKEIGGLVFLPGTNRAADRFARASFFLEAIPKALDKNYIAGVPGKTFNNQAIASMLSLQRAVSVPLGITTPGQPNISSTIWRSIADQKNLTYYFDSATTPNTFWVSMDRLDLKPGAPVKKLTLQGGVIFAGEVSGLFKEAKPFAFLPAGQ, from the coding sequence ATGATCCAACACATCAAGAAGTTTAAATTATTTTCCTCTCTGATGGGCTTGTTGCTTGTTGCGGCAATTTCTTGTGAACCAGTACTTGCCTGCACGCGAACACTGTATGTTTCTGCTGATGGAAACGTCGTTATCACAGGCCGCAATATGGACTGGAAAGAAGATATGGGCACCAACCTGTGGGTCTTCCCAGCTGGCATGAAAAAAGACGGTGCAGCGGGTAGCCAGTCTGTGCGCTGGGTGTCCAAATACGGCAGCATTATAGCGGCTGGTTACGATGTGGGCACTGCGGATGGAATGAATGAAAAAGGCCTGGTGACCAGCATTTTGTATTTGGCGGAATCCGATTATGGCGCGCGTGACCCCAAAAAGCCCGTTATGTCCATAGCAACGTGGGCCCAATACGTTCTGGATAATTTTGCCAACGTTGCAGAAACGGTAGAAGCTCTGAAGAGCGAACCCTTTCAGATCGCCGCCCCCAAACTGCCCAACGGGGCCGCAAGTACGATGCATCTGGCTATTTCTGATGCCAGCGGCGATTCGGCCATTTTTGAATATATCAAGGGAAAGCTGGTCATACACCACGGTAAGGATTACACCGTCATGACCAACTCTCCCAGCTACGATCAGCAGCTTGCCCTGAACGCCTACTGGAAGGAAATAGGGGGGCTTGTGTTTTTGCCCGGAACCAACCGCGCGGCTGACCGCTTTGCCCGCGCCTCCTTTTTTCTGGAGGCCATACCCAAAGCGCTGGATAAAAACTATATTGCCGGAGTTCCAGGTAAAACATTCAACAATCAGGCGATTGCCAGCATGCTCAGCTTGCAGCGCGCGGTCAGCGTGCCGCTTGGCATTACAACACCGGGCCAGCCGAATATTTCTTCAACAATCTGGCGTTCTATCGCTGACCAGAAAAATTTGACCTATTATTTTGATTCCGCCACAACTCCCAACACCTTCTGGGTTTCTATGGACAGGCTGGACTTAAAGCCCGGCGCACCTGTGAAAAAGCTGACTCTTCAGGGCGGGGTAATTTTTGCTGGCGAAGTTTCTGGGCTCTTTAAAGAAGCAAAGCCTTTTGCTTTCCTTCCCGCCGGGCAGTAA
- a CDS encoding universal stress protein codes for MVTAAPKKILLLLDEDSPVTAEAVRIAQENSAQLTALFVLDATWNDYVGHDWLSGSGSRADFIDYVQQEEEKSAEKAFSRLKNLAGEAIEIQCITKVGNVVEQTRQEMEKGYDLLVASNPLRRGLERIRGNLAALCEKAPCRILLVPADI; via the coding sequence ATGGTCACGGCAGCCCCCAAAAAAATATTACTGCTTCTTGATGAAGACAGCCCCGTGACGGCGGAAGCCGTGCGCATTGCACAGGAAAACTCCGCCCAGTTGACCGCCCTTTTCGTGCTGGACGCAACGTGGAATGACTATGTTGGGCATGACTGGCTTTCTGGCAGTGGCTCACGCGCAGACTTTATTGACTATGTGCAGCAGGAAGAAGAAAAAAGCGCGGAAAAGGCCTTTTCCCGGCTAAAAAACCTTGCGGGAGAAGCCATAGAAATTCAGTGCATCACCAAGGTCGGCAATGTGGTGGAACAGACGCGGCAGGAAATGGAAAAAGGCTATGATCTGCTCGTCGCATCCAACCCTTTACGGCGAGGTCTTGAACGGATTCGCGGCAATCTTGCCGCACTCTGCGAAAAGGCTCCCTGCCGGATACTGCTTGTACCAGCAGACATCTGA
- a CDS encoding YeiH family protein translates to MEDKGLLGKIIAIIPGLALMVGTLAVLRMYVVPWLGGITLFGIKGWPVQVLSLNYILLSIIAGMLFRNLLFGGKIPGWADAGFRTTRLFIKTGVIMLGSLYTLQSLLKLGISAALLIMAFVFGTVFLIMWLSKLWKVDRSVAAVMAAACGVCGVSAAVAAAPGVRARPVDLALAIATILGFGIVTMFISPFIGKALNLSDLQYGAWVGTGILNSGQVLATCLAFNPVIAPGTAVAYGEVWNVVRVISIPFVVFAITVWYWKGEGEAERISLKEILISKFPIFVLGFFGMTALSSLGMLGAEGSETLHFLRDCMQWIFGIGLVGQGAYIDFREIKAAGGKPLRLGLTAGMAKYVLALIVIMLFMPKTGAF, encoded by the coding sequence ATGGAAGACAAAGGACTGCTGGGTAAAATCATAGCAATTATTCCCGGCTTGGCACTGATGGTCGGCACATTAGCCGTACTTCGTATGTACGTGGTGCCCTGGTTGGGCGGCATAACGCTCTTTGGCATTAAGGGCTGGCCCGTCCAAGTGCTGAGCCTTAACTATATTCTGCTTTCCATCATTGCGGGCATGCTGTTCCGTAACTTGCTTTTTGGTGGAAAAATTCCCGGGTGGGCAGATGCTGGCTTTCGTACTACCCGTCTTTTCATAAAAACGGGCGTTATCATGCTGGGTTCGCTGTATACCCTGCAAAGCCTTCTCAAGCTTGGCATCAGCGCTGCTCTGCTGATCATGGCTTTTGTGTTCGGCACAGTTTTCCTCATTATGTGGTTAAGCAAGTTATGGAAAGTTGACCGGTCTGTGGCGGCGGTTATGGCCGCAGCCTGCGGCGTGTGCGGTGTTTCCGCGGCTGTGGCTGCTGCGCCCGGTGTGCGCGCCCGCCCTGTTGATCTGGCCCTTGCCATAGCCACTATTCTTGGCTTCGGCATTGTTACAATGTTTATCAGCCCCTTTATCGGCAAAGCCCTTAACCTGTCAGACCTCCAATACGGCGCATGGGTGGGTACGGGCATTCTGAACTCAGGGCAGGTACTTGCCACATGCCTTGCCTTCAACCCTGTGATCGCCCCAGGAACCGCTGTGGCTTACGGTGAAGTGTGGAACGTGGTGCGCGTCATCAGTATCCCCTTCGTGGTCTTTGCCATCACTGTCTGGTACTGGAAGGGCGAAGGCGAAGCCGAGCGCATCAGCCTTAAAGAAATCCTTATCTCCAAGTTCCCCATCTTCGTTCTGGGCTTTTTTGGCATGACCGCGTTGTCTTCTCTGGGCATGCTTGGCGCTGAAGGATCCGAGACTCTGCATTTCCTGCGTGACTGCATGCAGTGGATATTCGGCATCGGCCTTGTGGGTCAAGGAGCGTACATCGACTTTCGTGAAATCAAGGCAGCAGGCGGCAAGCCTTTGCGCCTTGGCCTGACTGCGGGTATGGCGAAGTATGTGCTGGCCCTCATCGTCATTATGTTGTTCATGCCCAAAACCGGCGCATTTTAG
- a CDS encoding MATE family efflux transporter, which translates to MTVPNSYISQRDYVRLLLPFVLATATQPLLGAVDTAVAGHLHSPAHIAGVAVGAVIFNTIYWLLGFLRVGVTGFSAQAQAGGQPDEIWASFALPCLLAALLGGTIVLLQKPVFAAAMLVLKLETDARVVTAAYYGILVWAAPLVLINYVILGWLMGQARIRAALTMQMGGNALNIALDILLVLRGGFGVEGIALAACAGHIFSLLAGLYFLRPLLPRVDHVREKLLQLDDLWRMVRVNGNLLLRTICLLVQTNIFMASSASFGTLTLSANAILFQVMLCFSYVFEGIANTSSVLAGRAAGSHCPDMLTRVRHCTLLWTIGSALGMAALYLPLRTSLLALFTDLPDVLATAATYSLWGVLFPLCAGWGLTFYGLFTGASVTRPVFLSTLCALAAFVLAWAVAVPLWGNNGLWFAYTVFYLGRSVFLAPWWQFLRRAATFAPRPVTA; encoded by the coding sequence GTGACTGTCCCCAATAGTTACATTAGCCAGCGCGACTACGTCCGCCTGCTCTTGCCCTTTGTGCTGGCCACCGCCACCCAACCTTTATTGGGGGCCGTGGATACCGCCGTGGCCGGGCATTTGCACAGTCCGGCCCACATTGCAGGTGTGGCCGTGGGAGCGGTTATTTTCAACACCATATACTGGTTACTGGGCTTTCTGCGCGTTGGGGTTACAGGATTCAGCGCGCAGGCGCAGGCCGGGGGGCAGCCTGACGAGATATGGGCCTCGTTTGCCCTGCCCTGCCTTTTGGCCGCCTTGCTGGGCGGGACAATCGTACTCCTTCAAAAACCTGTTTTCGCCGCCGCCATGCTGGTGCTGAAACTTGAAACAGACGCACGCGTGGTAACTGCCGCATACTATGGCATTCTGGTATGGGCGGCCCCACTGGTGCTCATTAACTACGTCATTCTGGGCTGGCTTATGGGCCAAGCCCGGATACGCGCCGCCCTGACCATGCAGATGGGCGGCAATGCCCTTAACATCGCGCTTGATATTCTGCTTGTGCTGAGAGGCGGATTCGGCGTGGAGGGCATAGCACTGGCCGCCTGCGCGGGTCACATTTTTTCTCTGTTGGCTGGCCTGTATTTTCTGCGCCCTCTTTTGCCGAGGGTGGATCACGTACGGGAAAAACTTCTGCAATTGGACGATCTGTGGCGCATGGTGCGCGTCAACGGAAACTTGCTCTTGCGCACAATCTGCCTGTTGGTTCAGACCAACATCTTTATGGCCTCTTCGGCATCCTTTGGCACCCTCACCCTTTCGGCCAACGCCATTCTTTTTCAGGTCATGCTCTGCTTTTCATATGTTTTTGAGGGCATTGCCAACACATCCAGTGTGCTGGCCGGCCGCGCGGCTGGCAGCCACTGCCCCGACATGCTGACCAGGGTACGCCACTGCACACTCCTGTGGACCATAGGCAGCGCCCTTGGCATGGCGGCTCTGTATCTGCCCTTGCGTACCTCCTTGTTGGCTCTATTCACTGATCTGCCAGATGTGCTGGCCACGGCAGCAACCTACAGCTTGTGGGGGGTACTTTTTCCCTTGTGCGCAGGTTGGGGTTTGACATTTTACGGCCTGTTTACGGGGGCCAGCGTGACCCGGCCTGTTTTTTTATCAACGCTTTGTGCCCTTGCGGCATTTGTTCTGGCCTGGGCTGTGGCTGTGCCCCTGTGGGGCAACAATGGTCTGTGGTTTGCCTACACGGTTTTTTATCTGGGACGCAGTGTTTTTCTCGCGCCCTGGTGGCAATTTTTGCGCCGCGCCGCCACCTTCGCGCCGCGCCCTGTTACCGCATAA
- a CDS encoding M14 family metallopeptidase yields the protein MDDIKSVWSSMKAGEKKRAVMCAEDVDMPATIITGLRPGKTILLTAGIHGCEYCSIQAAIELADELRPEEVSGTLLIIHIANPSGFKERLPEVVAEDGKNLNRVFPGKADGSKAERIAWHITALQKRADFYIDMHGGDLHESMHPFVFIPGVAEESVTQAARDAAQTLSVDMRVRSRATTGAYNSAAILGVPSMLIERGGNGQISRTEVDAYKRDVRSVLAHLAVLPADRLIPPAQRPQQRELDSAVYLEADTEGCWHPCVAPGQPVSQGQPLGEVRTSFGEPCRQYAAERDGRVLYMTVSLAVEKGTPLVAYG from the coding sequence ATGGACGACATCAAAAGCGTATGGAGCAGCATGAAAGCCGGAGAAAAAAAACGCGCCGTCATGTGTGCTGAAGACGTAGACATGCCTGCCACCATCATCACCGGACTGCGCCCAGGCAAAACTATTTTGCTTACTGCGGGCATTCACGGTTGCGAATATTGCAGCATACAGGCGGCCATTGAGCTGGCTGACGAACTGCGCCCCGAAGAAGTGAGCGGAACCTTGCTTATCATCCACATTGCCAATCCTTCTGGCTTCAAGGAACGCCTGCCCGAAGTGGTGGCCGAGGACGGCAAGAACCTTAACCGCGTTTTTCCCGGCAAGGCTGACGGCAGCAAGGCCGAACGCATCGCCTGGCATATTACTGCCCTACAGAAACGCGCCGACTTTTATATCGACATGCACGGCGGCGATCTACACGAAAGCATGCATCCCTTTGTTTTTATCCCCGGTGTGGCCGAGGAATCTGTAACCCAGGCCGCTCGCGATGCTGCACAGACTCTTTCCGTAGATATGCGTGTGCGCTCACGGGCAACCACCGGAGCCTATAATTCAGCCGCTATTTTGGGGGTGCCGTCCATGCTGATCGAGCGTGGGGGCAACGGCCAGATCAGCAGAACCGAGGTTGACGCCTATAAACGCGATGTTCGTTCTGTGCTGGCTCATCTAGCCGTATTGCCTGCCGACCGTCTTATACCGCCAGCACAGCGCCCGCAGCAACGTGAACTGGACAGCGCCGTCTACCTTGAAGCTGACACGGAGGGATGCTGGCACCCCTGTGTTGCACCTGGGCAGCCAGTGTCACAGGGGCAGCCCCTTGGCGAGGTTCGCACCAGTTTTGGTGAACCGTGCCGTCAGTATGCGGCTGAACGCGATGGCAGGGTTTTATACATGACCGTGTCTTTGGCTGTGGAAAAAGGCACCCCCCTTGTAGCTTACGGCTAG
- a CDS encoding outer membrane homotrimeric porin has product MTRKLTTLLLAATMLLGAVSASHAVDFKIKGVWNMNFEYGSGGNFTERGRSVNGNKAAHVTGWGRYGEDQFEAKSRVRLQLDAVASESLSGTVYFEIGGVTWGRSSKGGALGADGSNVVKIKHSYLDWVVPQTNVKVRMGIQRVFLPDFTTEASQAFDADVAGIVASAPINDNLSLSAFWVRPYNDNWAGDTQSPQNYLDNFDIFGLSAPVRLDGVNVTPWAMLGMFGSNTFRKGDDFYGKNSTGAGALGLAPAVYALKDSKVGRQLADAYSTVLWAGITGEVVKFDPFRVAASFNYGAVDTGVEALNRKGWYSALLAEYKLDWGTPGIYGWYSSGDDDNIKNGSERMPNVEANNESTNAMSSFGTLGTWTLGRDTLIGSTFAGTWGVGARVKDVSFFDKLKQTFHVNILGGTNSPSMAKYIKGAKGVDGHTSFTPDTGTGSADFNSANYYGLYLTSQDYAAEFGVTTTYQIYDNLRMLVEANYIALWLDQSRGVWGGYTATDGSRVGGNSTTDAWNVNVSFIYKF; this is encoded by the coding sequence ATGACACGCAAACTCACCACACTGCTTCTTGCAGCAACTATGCTTCTGGGAGCAGTCAGCGCCAGCCACGCTGTGGATTTCAAGATCAAGGGCGTCTGGAACATGAATTTTGAATACGGCAGCGGCGGCAATTTTACAGAGCGGGGGCGCTCTGTAAACGGCAACAAGGCGGCGCATGTGACGGGTTGGGGGCGGTATGGCGAAGACCAGTTTGAAGCCAAATCCCGTGTACGCCTGCAACTGGACGCGGTGGCCTCAGAATCACTGTCAGGCACTGTGTACTTTGAAATTGGCGGCGTCACCTGGGGCAGATCCAGCAAAGGCGGAGCGTTGGGTGCAGATGGCAGCAATGTGGTCAAGATCAAGCACAGCTATCTTGACTGGGTTGTACCGCAAACCAACGTCAAAGTGCGCATGGGTATACAGCGCGTCTTTTTGCCAGACTTTACTACCGAAGCTTCACAGGCATTCGATGCTGACGTAGCAGGCATTGTGGCTTCCGCCCCAATCAACGACAACCTTTCTCTGTCGGCATTTTGGGTTCGTCCCTATAACGACAACTGGGCCGGGGACACTCAATCCCCGCAGAATTATCTGGATAACTTCGACATTTTCGGGTTGAGCGCCCCGGTGCGCCTTGATGGCGTGAACGTCACGCCCTGGGCCATGCTTGGGATGTTCGGCAGCAATACGTTTCGCAAGGGCGATGATTTTTACGGCAAAAATTCCACTGGCGCGGGCGCTTTGGGCCTGGCCCCCGCCGTGTATGCCCTCAAAGATTCAAAAGTGGGCCGCCAGCTTGCCGATGCCTATTCCACAGTGCTTTGGGCGGGGATAACAGGTGAAGTGGTAAAATTTGACCCCTTCCGCGTAGCGGCCAGTTTTAACTATGGCGCGGTCGATACGGGCGTGGAAGCCCTCAACCGTAAAGGTTGGTACAGCGCACTGCTGGCTGAATACAAGCTCGACTGGGGAACGCCCGGCATATATGGCTGGTACTCCAGTGGCGATGACGACAACATCAAGAACGGCTCAGAGCGCATGCCCAATGTTGAAGCCAACAATGAAAGCACCAACGCCATGTCCAGCTTCGGTACTTTGGGCACCTGGACCTTGGGCCGTGATACCCTCATTGGCTCCACCTTCGCAGGCACCTGGGGCGTGGGCGCGCGCGTCAAGGACGTAAGCTTTTTTGATAAGCTCAAGCAGACCTTCCACGTGAATATCCTTGGCGGCACCAACAGCCCGTCAATGGCCAAGTACATCAAAGGGGCCAAGGGCGTGGACGGGCACACCAGCTTCACTCCCGATACGGGCACTGGCTCGGCTGATTTTAATTCCGCCAACTACTACGGTCTCTATCTGACCAGTCAGGACTACGCGGCAGAATTTGGCGTCACCACCACCTACCAGATATATGACAATCTGCGCATGCTGGTGGAAGCCAACTACATCGCCCTGTGGCTGGATCAATCGCGTGGCGTGTGGGGCGGCTACACGGCAACTGACGGCAGCCGGGTGGGCGGCAACAGCACCACCGATGCATGGAACGTCAACGTGAGCTTTATCTATAAGTTCTAG
- a CDS encoding ABC transporter ATP-binding protein: protein MSAVLTATDIQVSFLKESQKTIFSKERQQVLRGIDLEINEGECLGIIGESGSGKSTLGRVLAGLLQPDSGKVVIEGIDIYDRSFRKQAALRHNLAIVFQDYTSSANPRFRVSSIIGESLRVLEKTGERIDRKARVAELLEQVGLPTDFAGRYPHELSGGQLQRVCIARAIALRPRVILLDEAISSLDASTQIQVMDLLMDLRKRHGLSYLFITHDLTSITYLCDRVLFFHNGSVVERVDQMDRIGFIRNDYARRLLESVMGIGVTGGLPTQEQNSLQPARTRIGNLPLHMPQQIRAV from the coding sequence ATGAGCGCCGTGCTGACAGCCACAGATATTCAGGTGTCCTTTCTCAAAGAGAGCCAGAAAACCATTTTTTCTAAAGAACGCCAGCAGGTGCTGCGCGGCATAGACCTTGAAATAAATGAAGGAGAATGCCTTGGCATTATTGGCGAATCCGGCAGCGGAAAAAGCACTCTGGGGCGCGTACTGGCGGGCCTGCTGCAACCCGACAGCGGCAAAGTTGTTATTGAAGGCATTGACATCTACGACCGCAGCTTTCGCAAGCAGGCCGCTCTCAGGCACAACCTTGCCATAGTGTTTCAGGACTACACTTCTTCTGCCAACCCGCGTTTTCGCGTGTCGAGCATTATAGGCGAATCCCTGCGCGTGCTGGAAAAAACCGGGGAGCGTATAGATCGCAAAGCCCGTGTTGCCGAACTGCTTGAGCAGGTGGGATTGCCCACCGACTTTGCCGGGCGCTACCCCCACGAGCTCAGTGGCGGCCAGTTGCAGCGTGTGTGCATTGCCCGCGCCATAGCCTTGCGCCCCCGCGTCATCCTGCTGGATGAGGCTATCAGCTCTTTGGACGCCAGCACCCAGATTCAGGTCATGGACCTGCTTATGGACCTGCGCAAACGCCACGGTCTTTCATATCTCTTTATCACTCATGATCTGACCAGCATAACTTACCTCTGCGACCGCGTACTCTTTTTCCATAACGGCAGCGTGGTGGAACGCGTGGACCAGATGGACCGCATTGGTTTCATCCGCAACGACTATGCCCGGCGCCTGCTGGAATCGGTCATGGGCATCGGCGTGACTGGCGGCCTTCCCACGCAGGAACAAAATTCTCTGCAACCTGCCAGAACACGCATTGGCAATCTGCCATTGCATATGCCGCAGCAGATCAGGGCTGTCTGA